From the Myxococcales bacterium genome, one window contains:
- a CDS encoding CotH kinase family protein, whose protein sequence is MLGLAVTALAAGCGGDDAAADPDGGLIDAGPDAPDPTAAIYDPAHVVEVAIELPVAAWDDIRSQQRPADVLFGADCQDRPFGSPFTSHLGTVTVDGVRLEQVAVRKKGFLGSLDDTKPSLKLKFDEVVVGQEVAGVRGLTLNNNKQDPSVVRQCLAYRRFAAAGIPAPRCNYAHVTVNGLDLGVFTNVEGVNKRFLARHFASDAGRLYEGTLADFRPGWLATFEPKTDEANPDRSDLEAVATALTAPDPQLLAALAPAVDVERFLTFWAMETLLEHGDGYANNTNNYFVYADPTSGQLQFLPWGTDSVAGAPGVDPPASVMMANGLLARRLYLLPETRARYVARMQALLAGAWDVPAILADLDRDAALIAPYLPRDPFAVGVDVTAEIAGVRAFVQTRAARIAPTLAAPPTWDRPLRASFCFVELGPIQATFATTFKAVDPPDVFTAGAGTLTGSIEGVPITPTRVGTNAAPADGGQVAIQVFGLITGSDVLVAVINLPPAQVTAGATVPIPIFSAFVFRFNPVAGTGAIVGVLIGGTVSFTQGAGATDGAPVVGSWSSTLYSSPF, encoded by the coding sequence GTGCTCGGACTCGCGGTGACGGCGCTCGCGGCGGGTTGCGGCGGCGACGACGCGGCGGCGGATCCCGACGGCGGGCTGATCGACGCCGGCCCCGACGCGCCCGACCCGACCGCGGCGATCTACGACCCGGCCCACGTGGTCGAGGTCGCGATCGAGCTGCCGGTCGCCGCCTGGGACGACATCCGCTCGCAGCAACGCCCGGCCGACGTGCTGTTCGGCGCCGACTGCCAGGACCGGCCGTTCGGCAGCCCGTTCACGTCGCACCTCGGCACGGTCACGGTCGACGGCGTCCGCCTCGAGCAGGTCGCGGTGCGGAAGAAGGGGTTCCTGGGCTCGCTCGACGACACCAAGCCGTCGCTCAAGCTCAAGTTCGACGAGGTCGTGGTCGGGCAGGAGGTCGCGGGCGTGCGCGGCCTGACGCTCAACAACAACAAGCAGGACCCCAGCGTGGTGCGCCAGTGCCTGGCCTACCGCCGGTTCGCCGCGGCCGGGATCCCAGCGCCACGCTGCAACTACGCCCACGTCACCGTCAACGGCCTCGACCTCGGCGTGTTCACCAACGTCGAGGGCGTCAACAAGCGGTTCCTCGCGAGGCACTTCGCCAGCGACGCCGGCCGGCTCTACGAGGGCACGCTCGCCGACTTCCGGCCCGGCTGGCTGGCGACGTTCGAGCCCAAGACCGACGAGGCCAACCCCGACCGCAGCGATCTCGAGGCCGTCGCCACCGCGCTGACCGCGCCCGACCCGCAGCTCCTGGCCGCGCTGGCGCCGGCGGTCGACGTCGAGCGCTTCCTCACGTTCTGGGCGATGGAGACCCTGCTCGAGCACGGCGACGGCTATGCCAACAACACCAACAACTACTTCGTCTACGCCGATCCGACCTCGGGCCAGCTCCAGTTCTTGCCCTGGGGCACCGACAGCGTCGCCGGCGCGCCCGGCGTCGATCCGCCGGCGTCGGTGATGATGGCCAACGGCCTGCTGGCGCGCCGGCTGTACCTCCTGCCCGAGACCCGGGCCCGCTACGTCGCGCGCATGCAGGCGCTGCTCGCCGGCGCCTGGGACGTGCCCGCGATCCTCGCCGACCTCGACCGCGACGCCGCGCTGATCGCGCCGTACCTGCCACGCGATCCGTTCGCGGTCGGCGTCGATGTCACCGCCGAGATCGCCGGCGTCCGCGCGTTCGTGCAGACCCGGGCCGCGCGGATCGCGCCGACCCTGGCCGCGCCGCCGACCTGGGACCGGCCGCTGCGCGCGTCGTTCTGCTTCGTCGAGCTGGGTCCGATCCAGGCGACCTTCGCGACCACGTTCAAGGCCGTCGATCCGCCCGACGTGTTCACGGCCGGCGCCGGCACGCTGACCGGCTCGATCGAGGGCGTGCCGATCACGCCGACGCGGGTCGGCACCAACGCCGCGCCCGCCGACGGCGGCCAGGTCGCGATCCAGGTGTTCGGGCTGATCACCGGCAGCGACGTGCTCGTCGCGGTGATCAACCTGCCGCCGGCCCAGGTCACCGCCGGCGCGACCGTGCCCATCCCGATCTTCTCGGCGTTCGTGTTCCGCTTCAACCCCGTCGCCGGCACCGGCGCGATCGTCGGCGTGCTGATCGGCGGCACGGTCAGCTTCACCCAGGGCGCCGGCGCCACCGACGGCGCGCCCGTGGTCGGGAGCTGGAGCTCGACCTTGTACAGCTCGCCGTTCTGA
- a CDS encoding DUF4105 domain-containing protein yields the protein MVMLVAALASARVAHAQQKPAPVPTAAPTTDPTAPPAPVPAPTAPPAQAQVADPTAPPAPTAIADPTAAPVPPQPVPSVPVGKPPPVDFPVIELVTMGVGARIWERHGHIALCVRERDPRRNTCYNYGLGDFQHPLSMGWGFFRADDSFWVGRQSPSVLVTIYQAADRDVWAQPLPLTADEKRTLLARLEHDVEDAHKHYSYDHLADNCSTRVRDAIDEATGGKLRAMREPSDGLTYRDLARKGFYGMRVALLITDIAMGRAADRVPSYYDRMFLPDYLREAVTRLWGVEPIAVYRRHGPPPQGDGPSGRVLFLLIVLALTAPAWLARWRGRFQRTGLWFALVPQLVLGLVLWTLAIISPLSYVRWNESCLVLVPLDLLLVVGPMHLRTRYARGRIAMLALVALGLAVGLLRQPIWFIVAWPLVPALVVGLGPRWWLWRGRRTGDSAVAG from the coding sequence GTGGTGATGCTCGTGGCGGCGCTGGCCAGCGCGCGGGTCGCGCACGCCCAGCAGAAGCCGGCCCCGGTTCCGACCGCCGCGCCGACCACGGATCCGACCGCGCCGCCGGCGCCGGTTCCAGCGCCGACCGCGCCGCCAGCGCAAGCCCAGGTCGCTGATCCGACCGCGCCGCCGGCGCCGACCGCCATCGCGGATCCGACCGCGGCACCGGTTCCGCCGCAGCCAGTGCCCTCGGTGCCCGTGGGCAAGCCGCCGCCGGTCGACTTCCCGGTGATCGAGCTGGTGACGATGGGCGTCGGCGCGCGCATCTGGGAGCGCCACGGCCACATCGCGCTGTGCGTGCGCGAGCGCGATCCGCGCCGGAACACTTGCTACAACTACGGCCTCGGCGACTTCCAGCACCCGCTGTCGATGGGCTGGGGCTTCTTCCGCGCCGACGACAGCTTCTGGGTCGGGCGCCAGTCGCCGAGCGTGCTGGTCACGATCTACCAGGCGGCCGATCGCGACGTCTGGGCGCAGCCGCTGCCGCTGACCGCCGACGAGAAGCGCACGCTCTTGGCGCGGCTCGAGCACGACGTCGAGGACGCCCACAAGCACTACTCGTACGACCACCTCGCCGACAATTGCTCGACCCGGGTCCGCGACGCCATCGACGAGGCCACCGGCGGCAAGCTGCGCGCGATGCGGGAGCCGTCCGACGGGCTCACCTATCGCGACCTGGCGCGCAAGGGCTTCTACGGCATGCGGGTCGCGCTGCTCATCACCGACATCGCCATGGGCCGCGCCGCCGATCGCGTGCCCAGCTACTACGACCGCATGTTCTTGCCCGACTACCTGCGCGAGGCCGTGACCCGCCTGTGGGGCGTCGAGCCGATCGCCGTGTACCGCCGCCACGGCCCACCGCCGCAGGGCGACGGCCCCAGCGGGCGCGTGCTGTTCTTGCTGATCGTGCTGGCGCTGACCGCGCCGGCCTGGCTCGCGCGCTGGCGCGGCCGCTTCCAGCGCACCGGGCTGTGGTTCGCGCTGGTGCCGCAGCTCGTGCTCGGCCTCGTGCTGTGGACGCTCGCGATCATCAGCCCGCTGTCGTACGTGCGCTGGAACGAGTCCTGCCTCGTGCTCGTGCCGCTCGACCTGCTGCTCGTCGTCGGCCCGATGCACCTGCGCACCCGCTACGCCCGCGGCCGCATCGCGATGCTCGCGCTCGTCGCCCTCGGGCTCGCCGTCGGCCTGCTCCGCCAGCCGATCTGGTTCATCGTCGCCTGGCCGCTCGTCCCCGCCCTCGTCGTCGGCCTCGGCCCGCGCTGGTGGCTCTGGCGCGGTCGCCGCACCGGCGACTCGGCCGTCGCCGGGTAG